The following proteins are encoded in a genomic region of Nocardioides sp. cx-173:
- a CDS encoding aldehyde dehydrogenase family protein — protein sequence MEHATRMLVGGELVQAEGGATYAVENPATGEVIAQVADASAADVQAAITAAREAFDTSDWATDRALRKRAILQLKDAMEAERELFHEELILEAGSPRLLLGSQFDEPVADELGWPAEYIDRYQWERQEADATHPFTGASTHRYVVKAPRGVVAAITAWNFPVQIVLTKIGAALAAGNAVIIKPAIDTPLTALRIARLVVEKTDIPAGILQVVTTSDNAVADLLNTSADVDMVTFTGSGAVGEHILKAAAPTFKKVVLELGGKSAVIALEDADVAAVVGTAMSGSIIHAGQACVLGTRLLVQRPLYDAVVAGLTQAFAAVSPGDPHEPSTLTGPIVNAKQKERILGLIQQGVAEGDRLAAGGEAVDQPGNWVQPTLFVDVDPDGTVAQTEFFGPVLAVIPFDTDDEAIRIANNSRYGLSGYVMSANAERAHAIARRVRSGTIGVNGAGFTGADVPFAGWKASGSGVQGGPEGFEEYVQSKTIGTPFDL from the coding sequence GTGGAGCACGCAACCCGGATGCTGGTGGGCGGCGAGCTCGTCCAGGCAGAGGGCGGGGCCACCTACGCGGTGGAGAACCCCGCCACGGGCGAGGTGATCGCGCAGGTCGCCGACGCCTCGGCCGCCGACGTGCAGGCCGCGATCACGGCGGCGCGTGAGGCCTTCGACACCAGCGACTGGGCCACCGACCGTGCCCTTCGCAAGCGGGCGATCCTGCAGCTCAAGGACGCCATGGAGGCCGAGCGGGAGCTCTTCCATGAGGAGCTCATCCTCGAGGCCGGCTCGCCGCGGCTGCTCCTGGGCAGCCAGTTCGACGAGCCCGTCGCCGACGAGCTCGGGTGGCCCGCGGAGTACATCGACCGCTACCAGTGGGAGCGTCAGGAGGCGGACGCGACCCACCCGTTCACGGGCGCATCGACGCACCGGTACGTCGTCAAGGCTCCGCGGGGAGTGGTGGCTGCCATCACCGCGTGGAACTTCCCGGTGCAGATCGTGCTGACGAAGATCGGTGCCGCGCTCGCGGCCGGGAACGCCGTGATCATCAAGCCCGCCATCGACACGCCTCTGACGGCGCTGCGGATCGCGCGCCTGGTGGTGGAGAAGACCGACATCCCGGCCGGGATCCTGCAGGTGGTGACGACCTCGGACAACGCCGTCGCGGACCTGCTGAACACCAGTGCGGACGTCGACATGGTCACGTTCACCGGCTCCGGTGCGGTCGGCGAGCACATCCTCAAGGCCGCCGCGCCCACCTTCAAGAAGGTGGTGCTCGAGCTCGGTGGCAAGTCGGCGGTCATCGCCCTCGAGGACGCCGACGTGGCCGCAGTCGTGGGCACGGCGATGAGCGGGTCGATCATCCACGCCGGGCAGGCCTGCGTGCTCGGCACCCGCTTGCTGGTCCAGCGCCCGCTGTACGACGCGGTGGTGGCCGGCCTCACCCAGGCCTTCGCCGCGGTCAGCCCCGGCGATCCGCACGAGCCGAGCACGCTCACGGGGCCCATCGTGAACGCGAAGCAGAAGGAGCGGATCCTCGGGCTCATCCAGCAGGGCGTCGCCGAGGGCGACCGCCTCGCCGCGGGCGGCGAGGCGGTCGACCAGCCCGGCAACTGGGTGCAGCCGACGCTCTTCGTCGACGTCGACCCGGACGGGACGGTGGCGCAGACCGAGTTCTTCGGACCCGTGCTGGCGGTGATCCCCTTCGACACCGACGACGAGGCCATCCGCATCGCCAACAACTCACGCTACGGGCTCTCGGGGTACGTGATGTCGGCGAACGCCGAGCGCGCGCACGCGATCGCGAGACGGGTCCGCTCCGGCACCATCGGGGTCAACGGTGCGGGCTTCACCGGAGCGGATGTCCCGTTCGCCGGGTGGAAGGCGTCCGGGTCCGGGGTCCAGGGCGGCCCCGAGGGCTTCGAGGAGTACGTGCAGTCGAAGACCATCGGCACGCCGTTCGATCTGTAG
- a CDS encoding mycofactocin-coupled SDR family oxidoreductase — protein sequence MTGRVAGKVAFITGAARGQGREHAVRLAEEGADIIALDLLGPIEFARYRGATQEDLDETVRLVEKTGQRIIARQGDVRSLESVKAVVDEGVAEFGKLDVVCANAGIMLLHTWDEGTPELWQTTIDTNLTGVWNTVMATAQHLIDAGGGSMILTSSSAGLRAQGFLNPYVAAKHGVVGIMRAFALELSQHNVRVNTIHPTGVMTEMVNGLAEAFPGFLAKNPRLAASAMNMLDVQIIEPIDLAHAVVYLASDEARYVTATTMTVDAGITQH from the coding sequence ATGACGGGTCGAGTTGCAGGCAAGGTCGCCTTCATCACCGGAGCAGCGCGGGGGCAGGGTCGTGAGCATGCCGTGCGCCTGGCGGAGGAGGGGGCGGACATCATCGCGCTCGACCTCCTCGGGCCCATCGAGTTCGCGCGGTACCGCGGGGCCACCCAGGAGGACCTGGACGAGACGGTCCGCCTGGTCGAGAAGACGGGCCAGCGCATCATCGCCCGCCAGGGCGATGTCCGCAGCCTGGAGAGCGTGAAGGCGGTCGTCGACGAGGGCGTGGCGGAGTTCGGCAAGCTCGACGTCGTCTGCGCCAATGCCGGGATCATGCTCCTGCACACGTGGGACGAGGGCACTCCGGAGCTGTGGCAGACCACCATCGACACGAACCTCACCGGTGTCTGGAACACCGTCATGGCGACGGCACAGCACCTCATCGACGCCGGCGGCGGCTCGATGATCCTCACCAGCTCCTCCGCCGGGCTGCGGGCGCAGGGCTTCCTGAACCCCTATGTCGCTGCCAAGCATGGCGTCGTGGGCATCATGCGGGCGTTCGCACTCGAGCTCTCGCAGCACAACGTCCGGGTCAACACGATCCACCCGACCGGTGTCATGACCGAGATGGTCAACGGGCTGGCCGAGGCCTTCCCGGGCTTCCTCGCCAAGAACCCGCGGCTGGCGGCGTCGGCCATGAACATGCTCGACGTCCAGATCATCGAGCCCATCGATCTCGCCCACGCGGTGGTGTACCTCGCCAGCGACGAGGCCCGGTACGTCACGGCCACCACGATGACCGTCGACGCCGGCATCACCCAGCACTGA
- a CDS encoding DUF1330 domain-containing protein, with protein sequence MIAHYQAVHDPQGMEQYAKAAMPVLAEHGGRVIVAETAASVVEGDAWTSAQLVVIEFDSVDAARTWYDSPGYQAARAFRQASAECEVMIVSGFEPPQASKVFRSPGRPC encoded by the coding sequence GTGATCGCCCACTACCAGGCGGTGCACGACCCCCAGGGCATGGAGCAGTATGCGAAGGCGGCCATGCCGGTGCTTGCCGAGCACGGCGGGCGCGTCATCGTCGCGGAGACCGCGGCGAGTGTCGTCGAAGGGGATGCGTGGACGTCGGCCCAGCTGGTCGTCATCGAGTTCGACTCGGTCGACGCCGCCAGGACCTGGTACGACTCGCCCGGCTACCAGGCCGCACGCGCGTTCCGTCAGGCGTCTGCCGAGTGCGAGGTCATGATCGTGTCCGGTTTCGAGCCGCCCCAGGCTTCGAAAGTGTTCCGGTCGCCGGGACGGCCCTGCTGA
- a CDS encoding ABC transporter permease: protein MTLNVLQRVGRSLLVVVLVTVAVVWLLSLAPGSAADVILGENATPEAVADLNAELGLDEPLWQQYTTWIGNAVTGDLGTSPINDRPVMTAISERLPVTLELAFVGLFLALVSAIILAVLSAWKPGSALDRAIGAFTSVLLSVPAFIAGPLLIYFFALKLGWLPVAGWGWIGDGLADNLRGIILPALAISLIETAAFYRVLRSDLLATLREDYFAAARAKGMSWLYVLFRHALRPSSFSLITLAGINLGRLIGGTVIVEALFGFPGLGQLIAMSITTRDIVTVQGAVAFIAVAYVVVNMLVDVSYGFLDPRVRKAARA from the coding sequence ATGACACTCAATGTTCTTCAGCGCGTCGGTCGGAGCCTGCTCGTCGTCGTGCTCGTCACGGTCGCCGTGGTGTGGCTGCTCAGCCTCGCGCCCGGTTCCGCCGCCGACGTCATCCTCGGCGAGAACGCGACGCCGGAGGCGGTCGCCGACCTGAACGCGGAGCTCGGGCTCGACGAGCCGCTGTGGCAGCAGTACACCACCTGGATCGGCAATGCGGTCACCGGCGACCTGGGCACCTCGCCGATCAACGACCGCCCGGTGATGACCGCGATCAGCGAGCGGCTCCCCGTGACACTGGAGCTCGCCTTCGTCGGGCTCTTCCTCGCCCTGGTGAGCGCGATCATCCTCGCGGTGCTCTCGGCCTGGAAGCCGGGAAGCGCGCTGGACCGCGCCATCGGCGCCTTCACCTCGGTGCTGCTGTCGGTCCCGGCCTTCATCGCCGGCCCGCTGCTGATCTACTTCTTCGCCCTCAAGCTCGGCTGGCTCCCGGTCGCCGGCTGGGGCTGGATCGGGGACGGCCTCGCGGACAACCTGCGCGGCATCATCCTTCCGGCGCTCGCCATCAGCCTGATCGAGACGGCCGCGTTCTACCGGGTGCTGCGATCCGACCTCCTGGCGACGTTGCGCGAGGACTACTTCGCAGCGGCCCGCGCCAAGGGCATGAGCTGGCTCTACGTACTCTTCCGGCACGCACTGCGACCATCGTCGTTCTCCCTGATCACCCTGGCCGGCATCAACCTCGGCCGGTTGATCGGCGGCACCGTCATCGTCGAGGCGCTCTTCGGCTTCCCCGGTCTCGGCCAGCTGATCGCGATGTCGATCACGACCCGAGACATCGTCACGGTCCAGGGTGCCGTGGCCTTCATCGCCGTCGCGTACGTCGTCGTCAACATGCTCGTCGACGTGAGCTACGGCTTCCTCGACCCGCGCGTCCGGAAGGCAGCACGAGCATGA
- a CDS encoding ABC transporter permease produces the protein MTTIPAQATLDILIAKPTVSPPRKPHSILVYLSYFWLGLIVLLAIFADLLPLADYSSPVGASRQSPQFGDLDLVLGTDNQGRSLFARAIYGAQVSLVIGVVACLVGLVVGATLGMLGGYFGKKVDAVITLIGDVMLAFPPIILLLAISAILTPSARTILIGLSVLAIPTFLRLARANTLAWSRREFVRAAQNMGAGHSRILLKEVLPNVLPTLAAYLPVVVAAAIVAEGSLSFLGLGIPPPRPSWGGMVNSGKDFLADNPHLVAVPSLFIFFTVFALNQAGDHLRTRFDKTMQD, from the coding sequence ATGACCACCATCCCCGCCCAGGCCACCCTCGACATCCTCATCGCCAAGCCGACGGTGTCGCCGCCGCGCAAGCCGCACTCGATCCTCGTCTACCTCTCCTACTTCTGGCTCGGGCTGATCGTGCTGCTGGCGATCTTCGCGGACCTCCTCCCGCTGGCCGACTACTCCAGCCCGGTGGGTGCCAGCCGCCAGTCGCCGCAGTTCGGCGATCTGGACCTCGTGCTCGGCACCGACAACCAGGGCCGCTCTCTGTTCGCCCGCGCGATCTACGGGGCGCAGGTCTCGCTCGTCATCGGCGTGGTGGCGTGCCTGGTCGGCCTCGTGGTCGGTGCGACGCTGGGCATGCTCGGCGGCTACTTCGGCAAGAAGGTCGACGCCGTCATCACCCTCATCGGCGACGTGATGCTCGCCTTCCCCCCGATCATCCTGCTCCTGGCGATCTCGGCGATCCTCACCCCGAGCGCCCGCACCATCCTGATCGGTCTCTCGGTGCTGGCGATCCCGACGTTCCTGCGCCTGGCCAGGGCCAACACGCTGGCCTGGTCGCGACGCGAGTTCGTCCGGGCCGCGCAGAACATGGGCGCCGGCCACAGTCGGATCCTCCTCAAGGAGGTCCTCCCCAACGTGCTCCCGACGCTCGCCGCCTACCTGCCGGTCGTCGTCGCAGCCGCGATCGTGGCCGAGGGCTCGCTCAGCTTCCTCGGCCTCGGGATCCCACCGCCGCGGCCGAGCTGGGGCGGGATGGTCAACTCCGGCAAGGACTTCCTCGCCGACAACCCCCACCTCGTCGCCGTGCCCTCGCTGTTCATCTTCTTCACGGTGTTCGCCCTCAACCAGGCCGGCGACCACCTGCGTACCAGGTTCGACAAGACGATGCAGGACTGA